Proteins found in one Candidatus Binatia bacterium genomic segment:
- a CDS encoding molybdopterin-dependent oxidoreductase, translated as MDPVKITIDGREIATTKGKTVIQAAAEAGIAIPHYCYHPKLTIAGNCRMCLVEIEKMPKLQIACNTQVAEGMAVKTESAKVLEARRAVMEFLLINHPLDCPICDQAGECWLQDYYMEHDLSPSRFDERKEHDRKREIFGPFVVFDGERCIKCTRCVRFLQEVTHTDELTVVNRGDDSTIALFPGKILDNPLSVNVVDVCPVGALTDRDFRFKVRVWYLKKTPSVCPGCSTGCNISVETYQNRIARFKPRINEAVNSHWLCDEGRYSFHALTEGERISAPLIRQEGGLAPTDWRTALQAVIAGLGAAAPVAGVLSGRNTNEEAFLFGRLMRKIFSQAAIEVFYRERALTEVEKVLMSPDRSPNFRGASDMGVGSDGGFDALAGRLIGGGFRGAYIVSEDLATLPGDGQKIRSALEKLSFLVVQETRLTPTAKLAHVVLPATNFAEKEGSYTNRRGRVQKVNPALVPPSGALQDWEIFSRLLAAMGEKPPYPGPAEIFAALAQAIPVYRGLSYDQIGDLGFQLETRQP; from the coding sequence ATGGACCCGGTAAAAATCACCATCGACGGGCGGGAAATCGCGACGACGAAAGGCAAGACCGTCATCCAGGCGGCGGCCGAGGCGGGAATCGCCATTCCCCATTATTGCTATCACCCCAAGCTCACGATCGCGGGCAACTGCCGCATGTGCCTGGTGGAGATCGAGAAGATGCCCAAGCTCCAGATCGCCTGCAATACGCAGGTCGCCGAGGGCATGGCGGTCAAGACGGAGAGTGCGAAAGTTCTCGAAGCGCGCCGCGCGGTGATGGAGTTCCTGCTCATCAATCATCCGCTCGATTGTCCGATCTGCGACCAGGCGGGCGAATGCTGGCTGCAAGACTATTATATGGAGCACGACCTCTCGCCAAGCCGGTTCGACGAGAGAAAAGAGCACGACCGCAAGCGCGAGATCTTCGGACCCTTTGTCGTCTTCGACGGCGAGCGCTGCATCAAGTGCACCCGTTGCGTGCGTTTTTTGCAGGAGGTGACGCACACCGACGAGCTCACGGTAGTGAACCGCGGCGACGATTCCACGATCGCTCTGTTCCCGGGAAAGATTTTGGACAACCCGCTCTCGGTCAACGTCGTGGACGTCTGCCCGGTCGGCGCGCTCACCGACCGCGATTTCCGCTTCAAAGTAAGGGTCTGGTATCTCAAGAAAACGCCGTCCGTCTGCCCCGGCTGCAGCACCGGCTGCAATATCTCGGTCGAGACCTACCAAAATCGTATCGCGCGCTTCAAGCCGAGGATCAACGAAGCGGTGAACAGTCATTGGCTGTGCGACGAGGGGCGCTATTCTTTTCATGCCTTGACCGAAGGCGAACGAATCAGCGCACCGCTGATCCGGCAGGAGGGCGGCCTCGCGCCGACCGATTGGAGGACGGCGCTCCAGGCCGTGATCGCGGGTCTCGGCGCGGCGGCGCCGGTCGCCGGCGTGCTTTCCGGACGGAACACGAACGAAGAGGCGTTTCTCTTCGGGCGTTTGATGCGAAAAATTTTCTCGCAGGCCGCGATCGAGGTTTTCTATCGGGAGAGGGCGCTCACCGAAGTCGAGAAGGTTCTCATGAGCCCGGATCGCTCGCCGAATTTTCGCGGCGCCAGCGACATGGGCGTCGGCTCGGACGGCGGCTTCGATGCGCTCGCCGGCCGGCTGATCGGCGGCGGCTTTCGCGGCGCGTATATCGTCAGCGAGGACCTGGCGACGCTTCCCGGCGACGGCCAGAAGATCAGAAGCGCTCTGGAGAAGCTCTCTTTCCTCGTCGTACAGGAAACGCGCCTCACGCCGACGGCGAAGCTCGCGCACGTGGTTCTTCCCGCGACGAACTTCGCGGAGAAAGAAGGCAGCTACACGAACCGCCGCGGCAGGGTGCAGAAGGTCAACCCGGCGCTCGTCCCGCCTTCCGGGGCGCTCCAGGACTGGGAGATTTTTTCCCGGCTGCTGGCGGCGATGGGAGAGAAGCCGCCCTATCCCGGTCCCGCGGAAATCTTCGCGGCGCTCGCGCAGGCGATTCCCGTTTATCGCGGCCTGAGTTACGATCAGATTGGCGATTTGGGATTCCAACTCGAAACACGACAGCCATGA
- the nuoF gene encoding NADH-quinone oxidoreductase subunit NuoF: MEKILLRNVDAPDSHTIGAYRSRGGYRALEKVVREMSPERLIDEIKASGLRGRGGAGFPTGMKWGFVPKDSPKPKYVVCNADESEPGTFKDRLLIEKDPHSIIEGTIIAAYAIRSHTAFIYIRGELSFGAKVLGRAIEEAVAAGYLGKNIFGAGYDIDLILHRGAGAYICGEETGLLSSLEGGKGWPKVKPPFPATHGLFGCPTVVNNVETLASLPWIVERGAARYAAIGTEKSKGTKLFSVSGHIRKPGVYEVDMGYPFKKFLEEDCGGVPNGKKLKGVIPGGASMPVLRADELDGVTMDYESFQAAGTLLGSGGVIVMDESTCMVRSAWNISRFFAHESCGQCSPCREGCHWMEKIFRRVERGEGKAGDLELILSVSGNIMGNTICPFGDAAAMPAAAFIKKFRPEFDAHIAQKKCTVSAS; the protein is encoded by the coding sequence ATGGAGAAAATTCTTCTACGCAACGTCGACGCGCCCGACTCGCACACGATCGGCGCATATCGCTCGCGGGGCGGCTACCGGGCGCTCGAGAAAGTCGTGCGCGAGATGTCGCCCGAGCGGCTGATCGATGAGATCAAAGCCTCGGGTTTGCGCGGCCGCGGCGGGGCCGGCTTTCCCACGGGGATGAAATGGGGCTTCGTTCCCAAGGACAGCCCCAAGCCGAAGTACGTCGTCTGCAACGCCGACGAGAGCGAGCCCGGCACGTTCAAAGACCGTCTCTTGATCGAGAAGGATCCGCATTCAATCATCGAAGGCACGATCATCGCCGCCTACGCGATCCGATCGCACACGGCGTTCATCTATATTCGCGGCGAGCTCAGCTTCGGCGCCAAAGTGCTCGGGCGCGCGATCGAGGAAGCCGTCGCGGCGGGATATCTGGGCAAAAATATTTTTGGCGCCGGCTACGACATCGACCTGATCCTCCATCGCGGCGCGGGCGCCTATATCTGCGGCGAGGAGACGGGACTGCTCTCTTCGCTCGAAGGCGGCAAGGGCTGGCCCAAGGTCAAGCCGCCGTTTCCGGCGACGCACGGTCTCTTCGGCTGCCCGACCGTCGTCAACAACGTCGAGACGCTGGCGTCGCTTCCCTGGATCGTCGAGCGGGGCGCCGCGAGGTACGCCGCGATCGGCACGGAGAAAAGCAAGGGAACCAAGCTCTTCAGCGTCAGCGGCCATATCAGAAAACCCGGAGTCTACGAAGTGGACATGGGTTATCCGTTCAAAAAATTCCTCGAAGAGGACTGCGGCGGCGTGCCGAACGGAAAAAAGTTGAAGGGCGTCATTCCCGGCGGCGCGTCGATGCCGGTGCTGCGCGCGGATGAGTTGGACGGCGTCACGATGGACTACGAGTCGTTCCAGGCCGCCGGCACGCTCCTCGGCTCCGGCGGCGTGATCGTCATGGACGAATCCACCTGCATGGTCAGGTCGGCATGGAACATTTCCCGTTTTTTTGCCCACGAATCGTGCGGCCAATGCAGCCCGTGCCGCGAAGGCTGCCACTGGATGGAAAAGATCTTCCGGCGCGTCGAGCGCGGCGAGGGAAAAGCCGGCGATCTGGAGCTCATCCTGAGCGTCAGCGGCAATATCATGGGGAACACGATCTGCCCCTTCGGCGACGCCGCGGCGATGCCGGCCGCCGCGTTCATCAAAAAATTCCGCCCGGAATTCGACGCGCACATCGCACAAAAGAAATGCACGGTTTCAGCGAGCTGA
- the nuoE gene encoding NADH-quinone oxidoreductase subunit NuoE: MALEFSPETHKKFDAIVGRYPKKEAAMLPVLYLAQEEFGYLGPEAIEYVAAIMDVPVARVYGVVTFYTMLNMKPIGRHHTQVCRTLPCALAGAERITAAIKAKLGIELGETTADGRFTLSEVECLASCGTAPMMQVNDDYYENLSEQNVGEILDRLK; encoded by the coding sequence ATGGCTTTGGAATTTTCACCCGAGACGCACAAAAAATTCGACGCAATCGTCGGCCGCTATCCGAAGAAGGAAGCGGCGATGCTGCCGGTTCTCTACCTCGCACAGGAAGAGTTCGGCTATCTCGGTCCGGAGGCGATCGAATACGTCGCCGCGATCATGGACGTGCCGGTGGCGCGGGTCTACGGCGTCGTCACCTTCTATACCATGCTCAACATGAAGCCGATCGGCCGGCATCACACCCAGGTCTGCCGGACGCTCCCCTGCGCGCTCGCCGGGGCGGAAAGGATCACGGCGGCGATCAAAGCTAAACTCGGGATCGAACTAGGAGAGACGACGGCGGACGGGAGATTCACGCTGTCGGAAGTCGAGTGCCTCGCCTCGTGCGGCACCGCGCCGATGATGCAGGTGAACGACGACTACTATGAGAACCTGAGCGAGCAAAACGTGGGCGAGATTCTCGACCGGCTGAAATAA
- a CDS encoding NADH-quinone oxidoreductase subunit D, producing the protein MKTEAKELPLEPMDLQMGPSHPATHGTIKLNLKLEGEKVLECDTEVGYLHRGFDKMSEQATWTQVIPYTDRLNYVSPLINNAGYALAVEKLLGVEAPPRCQFIRTIMSEISRVTDHLTCCGMAASELGAITVGFYMIEAREFLMRIIEEVTGARLTITYVRIGGLKHDLPPGFAEKVADAFRKVRRLLADCERLLARNRIFIERMSNVGVISRETAISYGLTGPILRSTGVSYDVRRANPYLIYDQLDFTVPLGSKGDNYDRFICRVEEIEQSMRIVEQALKKLPAGPVSLDDPRVVLPEKEKVYNSIEGLMHHFKIIMEGIQVPPGEVYFPVEGGNGELGFYIVSEGGGKPYRVRVRPPCFIAMGAFHEMIKGYMLADIVPTFGMINMIGGECDR; encoded by the coding sequence ATGAAAACCGAAGCCAAAGAGCTGCCGCTGGAGCCCATGGACTTGCAGATGGGTCCTTCCCATCCGGCGACCCATGGGACCATCAAGTTAAATCTCAAGCTGGAAGGCGAGAAAGTGCTCGAGTGCGACACGGAAGTCGGATATCTCCATCGCGGCTTCGACAAGATGTCCGAGCAGGCGACCTGGACTCAAGTCATTCCTTACACCGACCGTCTCAACTACGTCTCGCCGCTCATCAACAACGCGGGCTATGCGTTGGCCGTGGAAAAGCTCCTCGGCGTGGAGGCGCCGCCGCGCTGTCAATTTATCCGCACGATCATGAGCGAGATCTCGCGCGTGACGGATCATCTCACTTGCTGCGGCATGGCCGCCTCCGAGCTGGGTGCGATCACGGTGGGGTTTTACATGATCGAGGCGCGCGAGTTCCTGATGAGAATCATCGAGGAGGTGACCGGCGCGCGGCTTACGATCACTTACGTCCGCATCGGCGGTTTGAAGCACGATCTCCCGCCCGGCTTCGCCGAAAAGGTCGCGGACGCTTTCCGCAAAGTGCGCCGGCTGCTCGCCGACTGCGAGCGCCTGCTCGCGCGCAACCGGATCTTCATCGAACGGATGTCGAACGTGGGCGTGATTTCCCGCGAGACGGCGATTTCCTACGGTCTCACCGGCCCCATTCTCCGCTCGACGGGAGTCAGCTACGACGTGCGCAGAGCCAATCCGTACTTGATCTACGATCAGTTGGACTTCACGGTGCCGCTGGGGAGCAAAGGCGACAACTACGACCGGTTTATCTGCCGCGTCGAGGAGATCGAGCAGAGCATGAGAATCGTCGAGCAGGCGCTTAAAAAACTGCCGGCGGGACCGGTCTCGCTCGACGATCCGCGCGTCGTGCTGCCGGAAAAAGAAAAAGTTTACAACAGCATCGAAGGACTGATGCACCACTTCAAAATCATCATGGAGGGCATCCAGGTCCCGCCGGGGGAAGTCTATTTTCCCGTCGAGGGCGGCAACGGCGAGTTGGGCTTTTACATCGTGAGCGAGGGGGGGGGGAAGCCCTATCGCGTGCGCGTGCGCCCGCCGTGCTTCATTGCGATGGGCGCCTTTCATGAGATGATCAAAGGATACATGCTGGCGGACATCGTGCCGACCTTCGGGATGATCAACATGATCGGCGGGGAATGCGATCGATAA
- a CDS encoding NADH-quinone oxidoreductase subunit C, protein MAEESPSIRYLGEKFGPAILDAHAFRGDETVVVGPEKLIEIVRFLKDDPRLDFDFLADITAVDYLGKKSPRFEVVYHLLSLRSHRRFRVKVPLSEEAAEVDSLTPLWKGANWLEREVWDMFGIRFRGHPDLRRILLYEEFRGYPLRKDYPVNQRQPLVPERPLAGTFVDVRSDNKLLQLKQKAEKR, encoded by the coding sequence ATGGCCGAAGAGAGCCCGAGCATCCGATACCTCGGCGAAAAGTTCGGACCGGCGATTCTTGACGCGCACGCGTTTCGCGGCGACGAAACGGTCGTCGTCGGCCCGGAGAAGCTGATCGAGATCGTCCGCTTCCTCAAAGACGATCCCAGGCTGGACTTCGATTTTCTCGCCGACATCACCGCGGTCGATTACCTGGGAAAAAAATCGCCGCGCTTCGAAGTCGTCTATCACCTGCTTTCGCTGCGCTCGCATCGCCGATTTCGCGTCAAAGTTCCGCTGTCTGAAGAAGCGGCCGAAGTCGATTCGCTGACGCCGCTGTGGAAAGGGGCGAACTGGCTCGAGCGCGAGGTGTGGGACATGTTCGGCATTCGCTTTCGCGGCCATCCGGATCTCAGGCGGATTCTTCTCTACGAGGAGTTTCGCGGTTATCCGCTCAGGAAAGATTATCCGGTGAACCAGCGCCAGCCTCTCGTTCCCGAGCGGCCGCTGGCGGGGACGTTCGTCGATGTCCGGTCGGACAATAAGCTCTTGCAACTGAAGCAGAAGGCGGAGAAGCGCTAA
- a CDS encoding NADH-quinone oxidoreductase subunit A codes for MSDPFFPVLVLFFFAGLVVLGLLSLAQIAGPKKPSAVKAEPFESGNPPKGDARIRFPVKFYLVAMLFLIFDLEAVFLYPWAVMFRRLGIFGLVEMGIFLIIAAIGFIYAWKKGALDLE; via the coding sequence ATGAGCGATCCGTTTTTTCCCGTCCTCGTCCTATTTTTCTTCGCAGGCCTGGTCGTATTGGGGCTCCTTTCGCTCGCGCAGATCGCCGGTCCCAAGAAGCCGAGCGCGGTGAAGGCCGAGCCTTTCGAGTCGGGAAATCCTCCCAAAGGCGACGCCCGGATTCGCTTTCCGGTAAAGTTTTATCTCGTGGCCATGCTTTTTCTGATTTTCGACCTGGAAGCGGTTTTTCTTTATCCCTGGGCCGTCATGTTTCGCCGCCTGGGGATTTTTGGCCTGGTGGAGATGGGAATCTTTTTAATCATCGCGGCGATCGGCTTTATCTACGCCTGGAAGAAAGGCGCCCTGGACCTGGAGTGA
- a CDS encoding trypsin-like peptidase domain-containing protein, whose protein sequence is MAISNRIAASPKSRTFIFALAGLALGALLVWQLAARGAALTDPSAAPGQVAPRGELAAGEKAVIALFRQASPSVVHITTMAVQRDFFSLNQQQIPEGMGSGLIWDENGDIVTNFHVIQNADAAQVTLADHSNWKARRVGVAPDKDLAVLRIDAPKNRLRPIPIGSSKDLQVGQSAFAIGNPFGLDQTLTTGVVSALGREIESVTRRPIQGVIQTDTAINPGNSGGPLLDSAGRLIGVNTAIYSPSGASAGIGFAIPVDTVNRVVPELIRHGKFVRPGLGFSAADDQIAARLGLKGVLVLVVPRNSPAAKAGMRPTIRDAQGRVTLGDVIVGLDGKKIETVNDLYLAMDQYKVGDTVTIALLRDGKQIQIKATLAPIDETAG, encoded by the coding sequence GTGGCCATATCAAATCGCATCGCCGCGTCACCCAAGTCGAGGACGTTTATATTCGCGCTCGCCGGCCTGGCGTTGGGCGCGCTTTTGGTCTGGCAGCTCGCGGCGCGCGGCGCGGCGCTCACCGATCCTTCGGCGGCGCCGGGGCAGGTCGCGCCGCGCGGCGAGCTAGCCGCCGGCGAGAAAGCGGTGATCGCGCTTTTCCGTCAGGCCTCCCCGTCCGTCGTCCACATCACCACCATGGCGGTTCAGCGCGACTTCTTCTCGTTGAACCAGCAGCAGATTCCCGAAGGCATGGGCTCCGGGTTGATCTGGGACGAGAACGGCGACATCGTCACCAACTTTCACGTCATCCAGAACGCCGACGCGGCTCAGGTCACGTTGGCGGATCATTCCAATTGGAAGGCGCGGCGCGTCGGCGTCGCGCCCGATAAAGATCTCGCCGTATTGAGGATCGACGCGCCGAAGAACCGGCTGCGGCCGATTCCCATCGGCTCGTCCAAGGACCTTCAGGTCGGGCAGAGCGCGTTCGCCATCGGCAATCCGTTCGGCCTCGACCAGACGCTGACGACCGGAGTGGTGAGCGCGCTCGGCCGGGAGATCGAATCGGTCACGCGCCGGCCGATTCAAGGCGTGATTCAGACCGACACGGCGATCAATCCCGGAAACTCGGGCGGCCCGCTGCTCGACAGCGCCGGCCGGTTGATCGGCGTCAACACGGCGATCTACAGTCCGTCGGGAGCGTCGGCCGGCATCGGCTTTGCCATTCCGGTCGATACCGTGAACCGCGTCGTGCCGGAACTCATTCGGCACGGCAAGTTCGTCCGCCCGGGCCTCGGTTTTTCCGCGGCCGACGATCAGATCGCCGCCCGGTTGGGATTGAAGGGCGTATTGGTCTTGGTCGTCCCCCGAAACAGTCCGGCGGCCAAGGCCGGCATGCGTCCGACCATCCGCGACGCGCAGGGCCGCGTGACTCTCGGCGACGTGATCGTTGGCCTCGATGGAAAAAAGATCGAGACCGTGAACGATCTTTACCTGGCGATGGACCAGTATAAGGTGGGGGATACGGTGACCATCGCGCTGCTGCGCGACGGAAAGCAGATTCAGATCAAGGCGACGCTCGCTCCCATCGACGAAACGGCCGGCTAG
- the lon gene encoding endopeptidase La translates to MAKENTDKNAAREAAPSEAKEQKQKRPGALPTDALIILPLRNTVIFPSTIAPLTAARPASAKGVEEAVRQEMPIGIVAQRDPKVDAPQPKDLYDVGTVADILRMASLPDGQRQILVQGRQRFKILDFIQTEPFLVARVLFFAEPVPATKEFEARIRHLRQEANRAWSLLPEPIPNLSLTLQSLDDAPALIDFIASSLDLPVAEKQEILETAEIEERAGKVSDKLAHQIEILELTKKIGTEAKGAMDKAQRDYILREQLKAIQKELGEDESNPKSAEIAELRKKIKEAKMPPEVEKEALKEVSRMERMPEGAAEYSMVRTYVDWLVELPWSVATKEQIDLPKAREVLDEDHYDLEKVKKRILEFLAIRKLNPTGKSPIFCFVGPPGVGKTSLGQSVARATNRKFVRQSLGGVHDEAEIRGHRRTYIGALPGRIVQGIRRAGSKNPVFMLDEIDKLSASFHGDPSAALLEVLDPEQNATFQDHYLDVPFDLSQVFFITTANVLDAIPSPLRDRMEVIELPGYAEEDKLMIARRYLVPRQLKATGLRPDQLNLTDEALREVIRAYTREAGVRQLEREIASICRGVAVRLAEGAAENVTIDAGSVASYLGPAKFYNEVALRTSLPGVATGLAWTPVGGDILFIEATKMPGEGKLILTGQLGDVMKESAQAALSLVKSRAEMLGLNPEIFRKQDIHIHIPAGAIPKDGPSAGVTLFVALVSLLTGRRVRNDVAMTGEISLRGLVLPVGGIKEKVLAAKRAGILFVLLPKLNGKDLEEISPTGREGMRFEFLETVDQALMLALEPAESDKGYEREGRAAFPH, encoded by the coding sequence ATGGCCAAAGAAAACACCGACAAGAACGCCGCGCGCGAGGCCGCTCCGTCGGAAGCCAAGGAGCAAAAGCAAAAACGGCCCGGCGCGCTGCCGACGGACGCTCTGATTATTCTCCCCCTGCGCAATACCGTGATCTTTCCTTCGACGATCGCGCCGTTGACCGCGGCTCGGCCCGCGAGCGCCAAGGGCGTCGAGGAGGCGGTTCGTCAAGAGATGCCGATCGGAATCGTCGCTCAGCGCGATCCCAAAGTGGACGCCCCCCAGCCCAAGGATCTGTACGACGTCGGCACGGTCGCCGATATTTTGCGCATGGCCAGCCTGCCCGACGGCCAGCGCCAGATTCTCGTCCAGGGCCGGCAGCGTTTCAAGATTCTCGATTTCATCCAGACCGAGCCGTTTCTGGTCGCGCGGGTTCTGTTCTTCGCCGAGCCTGTGCCGGCCACCAAAGAGTTCGAAGCGCGCATACGCCACCTGCGCCAGGAAGCGAACCGGGCGTGGTCGCTGCTGCCGGAGCCGATTCCGAATTTATCGTTGACGCTGCAAAGTCTCGACGACGCGCCGGCGCTGATCGACTTCATCGCCTCCTCGCTCGACCTCCCGGTGGCGGAAAAACAGGAAATATTGGAAACCGCCGAAATCGAGGAGCGCGCTGGGAAAGTCTCCGACAAGCTGGCGCACCAGATCGAGATCCTGGAGCTGACGAAAAAGATCGGCACCGAGGCGAAAGGCGCGATGGACAAGGCGCAGCGCGACTACATCCTGCGCGAGCAACTGAAGGCGATTCAAAAGGAATTGGGCGAGGACGAATCCAATCCCAAGAGCGCGGAAATCGCCGAGCTTAGAAAAAAGATCAAAGAAGCCAAGATGCCGCCGGAGGTGGAAAAGGAGGCGCTCAAGGAAGTTTCCCGGATGGAGCGCATGCCGGAAGGCGCGGCGGAGTACTCGATGGTCCGAACCTACGTCGACTGGCTCGTCGAGTTGCCGTGGAGCGTTGCGACCAAAGAGCAGATCGATCTGCCCAAGGCGCGCGAGGTGCTGGATGAGGATCATTACGATCTGGAGAAAGTGAAGAAACGCATTCTCGAATTCCTCGCGATTCGAAAACTCAACCCCACGGGGAAAAGCCCGATCTTTTGCTTCGTCGGCCCGCCGGGCGTCGGCAAAACTTCTCTCGGACAAAGCGTCGCGCGCGCCACCAACCGCAAGTTCGTGCGCCAGAGCCTGGGCGGAGTGCACGACGAAGCCGAGATCCGCGGCCACCGGCGCACTTACATCGGCGCCCTGCCCGGCCGGATCGTCCAGGGCATCCGCAGAGCGGGCAGCAAGAATCCGGTTTTCATGCTGGACGAAATCGACAAGTTGAGCGCCAGCTTCCACGGCGACCCGAGCGCGGCGTTGCTCGAGGTGCTCGATCCCGAGCAAAACGCGACCTTCCAGGATCATTATCTAGACGTGCCGTTCGATCTGAGCCAGGTCTTTTTCATCACGACGGCAAACGTTCTCGACGCGATTCCGAGCCCGCTCCGCGACCGGATGGAAGTGATCGAGCTGCCGGGCTACGCGGAAGAAGACAAGCTGATGATCGCGCGCCGCTATCTCGTGCCGCGGCAACTCAAAGCCACCGGGTTGCGGCCGGATCAGTTGAACTTGACCGACGAGGCTTTGCGGGAGGTGATTCGCGCCTACACGCGCGAAGCGGGCGTGCGGCAACTTGAGCGCGAGATCGCCTCGATCTGCCGGGGCGTGGCGGTTCGTCTCGCCGAAGGCGCGGCGGAGAACGTCACGATCGACGCCGGTTCGGTGGCGTCTTATCTCGGTCCGGCGAAATTTTACAACGAGGTCGCTCTGCGCACGAGCTTGCCGGGCGTCGCGACCGGCCTGGCGTGGACTCCGGTGGGCGGAGACATTCTCTTCATCGAGGCGACGAAGATGCCGGGCGAGGGCAAGCTGATACTCACCGGCCAGCTCGGCGACGTGATGAAGGAAAGCGCCCAGGCGGCGCTGAGCCTCGTCAAGTCGCGGGCTGAGATGCTCGGCTTGAATCCCGAAATCTTCAGAAAGCAGGACATACACATCCACATTCCCGCCGGGGCGATTCCCAAGGACGGCCCGAGCGCGGGCGTGACGCTCTTCGTCGCTCTGGTTTCTCTCTTGACCGGCCGCCGGGTCAGAAACGACGTCGCGATGACCGGCGAGATCAGTCTTCGCGGGCTCGTTTTGCCGGTGGGCGGCATCAAAGAAAAAGTGCTCGCGGCCAAGCGCGCGGGAATTTTGTTCGTGTTGCTGCCCAAACTGAACGGCAAGGACCTGGAGGAAATCTCTCCTACGGGGCGCGAAGGGATGCGCTTTGAATTCCTGGAAACGGTGGACCAGGCCTTGATGCTGGCGCTGGAGCCGGCGGAGTCCGACAAGGGCTACGAGCGCGAGGGCCGCGCCGCCTTCCCGCACTAA
- a CDS encoding Hsp20/alpha crystallin family protein, with amino-acid sequence MVWDPWMWRQASELLEQAERIQRSFLQAALGGLQASVDQRARWSPAVNVVETDEDLWVIFALPGVAADRIELRLEGGALIVSGHRPLPECFSDGELKVLEIPCGRFERRLQLPPGISLSLGEVRRREGLLFVQLRKS; translated from the coding sequence ATGGTATGGGACCCGTGGATGTGGCGGCAGGCGAGCGAGTTGTTGGAACAGGCGGAACGTATCCAACGGAGTTTTTTGCAGGCCGCGCTGGGCGGACTGCAAGCGTCCGTCGATCAAAGAGCGCGCTGGTCGCCGGCGGTGAACGTCGTAGAGACCGACGAGGACCTATGGGTGATTTTCGCCCTGCCGGGAGTCGCCGCCGATCGAATCGAATTACGCCTGGAAGGCGGCGCTTTGATCGTTTCCGGACACCGTCCGCTGCCCGAGTGTTTTTCGGACGGAGAGCTTAAAGTGCTCGAAATACCCTGTGGACGGTTTGAGCGGCGCTTGCAGTTGCCGCCGGGCATTTCACTCTCGCTAGGAGAGGTGCGCCGGCGCGAAGGATTATTGTTCGTTCAACTAAGGAAGAGCTGA
- a CDS encoding Hsp20/alpha crystallin family protein, producing MDLVRWEPFEGLPSIQSRINDLFEDTLGSRLTRAAANGAVWYPPVDILESKEAYLIRAELPGMKKEDFNVEVKEGTLTLSGERKVEEPVNGVEYHRVERLAGKFTRSFYLPQTVKQDAIKATYRDGILEVYVPKAEEAKPKQITVSVN from the coding sequence ATGGATCTCGTAAGATGGGAACCTTTTGAAGGTTTGCCCAGCATTCAGTCCAGGATCAACGACCTCTTCGAGGACACCCTCGGCTCGCGGCTCACGCGTGCCGCCGCCAACGGCGCCGTCTGGTATCCTCCGGTGGACATCCTAGAAAGCAAGGAGGCGTATCTGATCCGCGCCGAGCTGCCGGGGATGAAGAAAGAGGATTTCAATGTGGAGGTCAAGGAGGGCACGTTGACCTTGAGCGGAGAAAGGAAAGTCGAAGAGCCCGTTAACGGCGTTGAGTACCACCGGGTGGAGCGGCTGGCGGGAAAATTCACCCGCTCCTTCTACTTGCCGCAGACCGTAAAACAGGACGCGATCAAGGCGACCTACCGGGACGGCATCCTGGAAGTCTATGTCCCGAAAGCCGAAGAGGCCAAGCCGAAGCAGATCACCGTCAGCGTGAACTGA